A window of Longimicrobium sp. genomic DNA:
CCCTGGCCGAGTAGCCGAACATGCGGGTGAACTCGCCGTTCACGTCCAGCACGCGGTCGCCGGCGTCCAGGAGGGCGATGGCTTCGGGGGATGCTTCGAAGAGCTGGTCCAGGTAGGCGCGCTGAAGGGTGAGCGCCCCCTCGCGCTCGCTGAGGTCGCGCAGCACCACCAGCCGCCCGGCCGGTTTGCCGCGCTCGTCGTGGAAGCGGGTGACGCGTGCGTCCAGTGCGCGCCCCGCCTCGGCCAGCTCCAGCCGCCCGCGCACCCGCGGCTCCGCGCCCTCGCGCGCCTGGTCCAGCAGCGGCGCCAGCGGGGGGACGAGCTCGCAGGCATGGCGGCCCAGCCACCGGTCGCCATCCACGCGCAGCAGGGTGCGTGCGGCGGGGTTCAGGTCGAGGACGCGGTCGTCGTCGTCCAGCACCAGCACGCCGTCCGGCAGCTCCTCCACCAGCGCCTCGCGCGCCACCGGGATCACATCCAGCAGGCGCAGGCGGAAGATGGCCCAGAAGAAGACGAGCCCCGTGAGCGTGAAGAGAAAGGGCATGGGGTTGGCGGGGAACCTCACCACCTTGCCCACGTGCAGCACGTTTCCCACCCACGGCACCAGCGCCGCTACGCCGATGGCGACCGCCTGCCTCCGATAGATCCTCACCGAGCGCAGGGCGCGCAGCGAGAGGAGCGCCACGCACGCCGAGAGGAGCGTCCACGAGTAGCCCACGTGCAGCCAGAACCCCCACGCCTCGCGCGAGTCGATCTGGATGTAGCCGCGGCGCGGGACGAGGGTGAAGCGCGCCCAGAACTGGAAGTGGAGCGGGTTGGTGAGCGCCATCACCAGCGTCAGCAGCGGGATGGCGGAGACGAGCGCGACGCGGCCCGGCGTCAGCCAGCGCTCGTGGCGTGTGTACTGGAGGGTGAAGATCATCCACGCCAGCGGCACCACGATGGCGCCGGCCTGGGTGGCCTCGGCCAGGAAGAGCTTCGCCTCGAGCGTGGTGGCGCCGCGATACAATCCGTAGAAGAACGACCACCAGGCGCACGAGGCCATCAGCACCACGAACCCCACCGCCGCCGGCACGCGCCGGTGCGCCCACGCAAACACGCCGAGCCCCGCGCACAGCGCCGCGGAGACCATCAGGGGAACGAACTCGGGAGTCTGCTGCCAGGTCATGGAAGGGAAGTGCCGAGTGACGAGTGCTCAGTGCTCAGTGGAACCGCAATCTCACGCGGAGACGCGGAGACGCGGGGGAAAGGCAAAGAAGTTCTCTCTGCGTCTCCGCGTCTCCGCGTGAGCCATGCAGTTTGTGGGGAGGGGGATGCTGCAAGGTGCTCTGGATGTAAGGTTTGCGCAAGGAGCCTCGCCTTGCGCGCGCGGGGGCGGGCCGCCATCGTGCCGGACACCCGTGTTCGTGCGATCCACCCCGGCACCCCCGGCTCCATGCGCATCACCCACCGCCGCCGCGCCGCCGCGGCGCTCCTCGGCCTGCTGGCGGCCGCGCCCGCCGCCGCGCAGGTAAGGCCCGCGCCCCCGCCCTCGGCGGACAGCGCCACGCTGGCCGGCTTCCGCTGGCGCAACATCGGCCCCAACCGCGGCGGCAGGTCGATCGCCGTGGCGGGGAGCACGCGCCGGCCGCTGGAGTACTGGTTCGGCGCCACCGGCGGCGGCATCTGGAAGACGACGGACGGCGGCACTACCTGGCGCCCCATGTCCGACCGCGCCTTCAGCAGCTCCTCGGTGGGCGCCATCGGGGTGTGCGAGTCCAACCCGGACGTGGTGTACGCCGGCATGGGTGAGGTGCAGCTGCGCGGCAACGTCATGCCCGGCGACGGCGTGTACCGCTCGGCCGACGGCGGCAAGACGTGGACGCACTCGGGGCTGCGCGACGCCCAGATGATCGGCCGCGTGCGCGTGCACCCCACCGACTGCGACCGCGCTTACGTGGCCGCCCTGGGCCACGCCTACGGCCCCAACCAGGAGCGCGGCGTCTTCCGCACGCGCGACGGCGGAAGGACGTGGCAGAAGACGCTCTTCCGCAGCGAGAACGCGGGCGCGGTGGACCTGGTCCTCACGCCCGGCCGGCCGGACACGCTCTACGCATCCACCTGGGAGGTGGGGCGCACGCCCTGGGCGCTCTCCAGCGGCGGGCCGGGGAGCGGGCTCTTTCGCTCGACGGACGGCGGGACCACGTGGACGGAGCTGACCCGCAATCCGGGAATGCCGCGCGGGATCCTGGGGAAGATCGGCGTCACCGTATCCGCCGCCAACCCGAACCGGGTGTGGGCGATCGTGGAGGCGGCGGAGGGGGGCGTCTTCCGCTCGGACGACGCGGGCGCCACCTGGACGCGCATCAACGACGAGCGCAAGCTGCGGCAGCGCGCCTTCTACTACTCGCGCATCTACGCCGACCCGCGCGACACGGCCACCGTGTACGTGCTCAACGTAGCGTTCTGGAAGTCGACCGACGGGGGGAAGACGTACAAGTCGATCCGCACTCCGCACGGCGACAACCACGACCTGTGGATCGATCCGCAGAACCCGCAGCGCATGATCGAGGGGAACGACGGCGGGGCCAACGTTTCGGTGAACGGCGGCGAGAGCTGGACGGAGCAGGACTACCCGACGGCGCAGATGTACCACGTCGTCACCACGGGCCACTTCCCCTACCACGTGTGCGGCGCGCAGCAGGACAACTCCACCGCGTGCGTGCCCAGCAACGGCAACGGGCGCGAGTGGTACGCGGTGGGCGGCGGCGAGAGCGGCTACATCGCCGCGCGGCCGGACCAGACGGACGTCTTCTACGCGGGCAGCTACGGCGGCCTGATGACGCGCTTCGACCGCCGCACAGGCCAGCGCCGCAACATCCAGGTCTGGCCCGAGAACCCGATGGGCTACTCGGCTTCGGACATCCGCGAGCGCTTCCAATGGACCTTTCCCATCGTCCTGGCGCCGCGCAACCCCCACGTCCTCTTCGCGGGATCGCAGCACCTGTGGCGCTCCACCGACGAGGGCGAGAGCTGGACGCGCATCTCCCCCGACCTCACCCGCGGCGACCCGCGGACGCTGGGACCGAGCGGCGGGCCCATCACGCTGGACCAGACGGGGGTGGAGACGTACGGCACCATCTTCACCGTCGCGCCCTCGCCGCGCGACTCGATGACGATCTGGGTGGGATCGGACGACGGGGTGGTGAGCGTGACGCGCGACGGCGGGCGCTCGTGGCAGAAGGTGACGCCGCGGGGCCTCCCGGAGTTCGCGCGCATCTCGCTGATCGAGGCGTCGCCGCACGACCCCATGCGCGCCTACGTGGCCGCCAACCGCTACCAGATGGACGACCCGGCGCCGTACGCCTTCCGCACGGATGACGGCGGGCGCAACTGGACGCAGATCACGCGCGGCATCGCCCCCGGCCACTTCGTGCGCGCCATCCGCGAGGACCCGACGCGCGCGGGGCTCCTCTACGCGGGGACGGAGCACGGGCCGTACGCATCGTGGGACCAGGGCGCGCACTGGAGCTCCATCCGCCTGGGGCTGCCGGACGTGCAGGTGAGCGACCTGGCGGTGCACGGCAACGACCTGGTGGCCGCCACGCACGGCCGCTCCTTCTACGTGCTGGACGACATCAGCCCGCTGCGCCAGCTCACCGCCGCCACCAGCCGCGCCGCCCACCTCTTCCGCCCGGACGACGTGGTGCGCGCGACGGACCCCGGCGTGAGCGTCTTCTACTCGCTCCCTCGCAACCCGCGCCGGGTGACGCTGGAGTTCATGGATGCGCGCGGCACCGTCATCCGCTCCTTCAGCGGCACCCCGGCGGACACGGTGCGCGGCGCCGGCGGCAGCGGCTCCCCCGCCGGCGGCGAGGACGAGGACGAGGATTCCCCGCGCCGCCGCACCGATCCCAAGGCGCCGGCGCGGGCGGGGATGAACCGCTTCGTGTGGGACCTGCGCCACCCCGGCGCGGTGGACTTCCCGGGGATGATCCTGTGGGCCGCGGGGACCAACGGCCCGCGCGTGCCGCCGGGGCGCTACCGCGTGCGGCTGACGGTGGACGGGCGCGCGGTGGGCGCGGAGGAGTTCAACGTGCGCATCGACCCGCGCCTTACCGGGGTCACGCAGGCGGACCTGGAGGCGCAGACCGCGCTCGCCCTGCGCGTGCGCGACCGCACCAGCGACGCCAACCGCGCCGTGATCCGCATCCGCGGCATCCGCGAGCAGATCGACCAGCGGCTCACGCGCACGCGGGACCCGGCGATCCGCACGGCCGCCGACTCGCTCAAGGCGCGCCTCTCCGTCATCGAGAACGCGCTCTACCAGACGCGGCTGCAGAGCAACCAGGATCCGCTCAACTACCCGATCCGCCTCAACAACCAGATGGCGGCGCTGCTGGGCGTCATCGAGAGCGCCGAGGCCCGCCCCACGCGCCCCACGATGACGGTGTTCGAGGAGCTTTCGCGCCGCCTCGACGTCCAGCTCGCCGCGCTGGACCGGCTGCTCGCCACCGACCTGCCGCGCCTGAACGCGCTCCTCCGCGCGCGCCGCATCGCCCCGGTGCCATCCAACCCGCCCCCGCCGCGCGCTTCGGCGGCGGATGCGGGGCGTGGGGGGGATGATGAGGGCGAGGAGGAAGGGGAGGAGGAGGGGTAGCATCGAGGGCCCCCGCCCCCGCTCGTTCCTCGCTGCCCCCTCCCCCAAAACAACCTGGGGGAGGGGGCGGTTGCGTGCGTCCGTGCCGGGCGCGGAGCTCCCGTTAGGAGCGGGGTGGCGTGTCGGTGAACGGCTACTGTTGGAGTGTCTATTTTGTGCGGTTGGTGGCTCTAACTGATTGTGTGGCTGAACCGCTCGCCTCGCCTGGATTTCTGACGCTTATCCAAGTTAATCGCCAATTTCTTACGGGGCTGCGAAGTGCACGGAGGAGACGCATTGAAGCGGTCAAATATAATTACTTGACGTAATAAGAATGCAAACATATAGTGCGTTCGTCGGCCACCGGGTGGTGGATCTACTTCTTCTCGGAGATGGACGGATGAACAGGTACTTTGCGTTCGGAGGGCTCCTCGCCTGCCTTTCGTTGGCGGCGTGCGAGAGCGGGGGGAACCCCGTCGCGGCGCCGGAGCAGCCCGTGTACCAGATGCCGATCGACGACGGCGGCGATGGTGGTGGTGGCGGAGGGGGCGGTGGGGGCGGAGGCGAGGCGGTTCCGCCGTTCAGCCCGCCGCCGCCGCCGTACATCTTCGCGTCGAACCTCAGCACCCCGGGGATGCCCGGAAGCGGCATCTACCACTGCGAGCAGATCCCGCACGCGTTCTGGGGGTTCAGCAACGACGTGGTGCAGGGAACCATCATCTACCTGACCGGCGTGGTGGTGGAGAACACCCCGATGCACTGGGGGATCTACAACCAGGCGGGGCAGCTGGTGCGCGAGCACTGGACCCAGGACTCGCGTGACAACTGCGTGGTCCACCACGAGGCGGAAGGGGTGAGCACCGCCGGCCTCGCGCCCGGGTACTACTTCCTCTACGCCTCGTACGTGAAGATCGTGAACAACTACGGCCAGGACACGTACACCGGCTACGCGTCTTCCACGGTCGGCAAGTACGTGGGGCCGCTGCGCGTGCGCTGACCCGCGCTCCTGCTTCGCACCACGAGAGCTCCCGCGGCGCCGCCGCGGGAGCTCTCGTGTAGCAGGACGTTGCAGTCCTTGCGCTTGACTTGCGGCTGCTTCGGGTCCAGTATGGGCGCCGTCGCGGGGGTCCGCGGTTGGACAGGAACCAGGAGGATGAATTGCACGCCACCACCGCCGGCGCGTGGCCGGCACCCTTTGCCCCGAGCGGACGAAGCACGTCCGTGTTCTGCGCCCTGATGGCGCTCTGCCTCTGCGCCGTGCCCGCCGCCGCGCAGCAGCCCGCGACGCCCGCCCGCACCGGCGCGACCGTTCCGGAGCCCGGCTTCTGGGAGCGCCTCCGCGCCGAAGCACGCCGCTTCCGCGAGCTGAACGCGAATCCGTTTTCGTACGCAACGCGCTACCGCATCTCGCACGAGCTGGCGAGCTCCATCCACGATGCGGCCCGCACCGAGGGGATCGATCCCGAGCTGGCGTTCCGGCTGGTGCGCGTGGAGAGCAACTTCAACCCGCGCGCCCGCAGCTACGCCGGCGCCATGGGGCTCACGCAGCTGATGCCGGGCACCGCGCGCTCCATAGACCGCCGCATGGCCGACCGCGCTCGCCTCCTGGATCCCGAGGCCAACCTGCGCGTCGGCTTCCGCTACCTCCGCACCCTCCTGCGCCACTACGACGGCGACGTGCGCCTGGCCCTCCTCGCGTACAACCGCGGCGAGAACGGCGTGGACCGCGACCTGAGGCGCGGGCGCGACCCGGAGAACGGGTACTCGGGCAAGGTGCTGGGGCGGGGCGCCGACCGGTACCGCGGCGCGGGGGTGGTGGAGCAGTAGCGTGCAGCGAAACCGGAGACCGTGAAAAGACGGCCCGCCGCGACAGTGTCGTGGCGGGCCGGCGTGCGTCCTCAACCGGGGCTCCCGCGGTCCCGACTTTGCAACCCTCCCCGGGCCTGGCGGCGAGCCGCCCAGCGTACACACCGCAGACGGAGACCGACGAGCAATGTCCTCGATCAACCGCCCCCTGGCGGGGCCCACGCTCAGCTACGACCTGGCCGCGGAGGCCGCACGGCTCCGGCAGGATCCCATGTACCAGCAGAGCGGCAAGCTGGGCCACGCGCTGGTCAAGAACGGGCGCTTCCGCGTCATCCTCACGGCGCTCGCCGCGGGGCAGGCCGCCGAGACGGCCAACGCGGACTCGGCGATGAGCATCCAGGTGCTGGAGGGCTCGCTCCAGGTGCGCGCGGACGGCGGCGAGCAGGAGCTGCGGCAGGGGCAGCTCATCTTCACCGCGCCCGGCGACGCCCACGACATCCGCGCCGCGCAGGACTCGCTCATCCTGATCACCGTCTCCGCCCAGAACGACGACTTCCGCCCCGGCGAGTCGCGCACCGGCTCGGGCGCCAACCCCTGACCGCACCTGCGCCACCGCGTGAGGGCACCCCGGCGGCGCAAGCGTCCCACAGGGGGGACGGAGGAGGCAAGTGATTGTGCCGCTTGCACCTACGAAGCACGTGGCACCGCCCTTGCCCTGTGTGGACGGCTCGACGGGGTGACGACGGAAACCAGGAAGGAGATCGAGCCATGAAGGCCAGAACAATCGGGCTGCGGTTGGTGGCGCTCGCCGCGATGCTCTCCGCCACGGGGTGCGCGCAGGCAGGGGCGCTCGGCGAGATCCTGGGAGGCGTGATGGGGCCCCAGGGACAAGGGCAGGGGCAGGGCGGCCAGGTGGTCGGCGAGATCCAGGGGATCGACGCGCGGCAGGGGATGATGCAGATCCGCACGCAGAACGGGCAGACCGGCAACGTCTACTTCGACCAGAACACCCGCGTCGTCTACCAGCAGCGCGAGTACGCCGTGACGGCGCTGGAGCGCGGCGACGTGGTGGCGTTCCAGGTGCAGCAGGACCAGCGCGGCAACGCCTACACCAACTACATCCAGGTGCAGCAGAGCGTGCAGGAGCGCTCGGGGCAGAGCTCGCAGCAGCAGGGCGGCGTCTACAACGGCGGCACGGGGGGCGGGACGTACGGCAACAACAACGTCCAGCGCTTCGCGGGCACGGTGGGCTACATCGACACGCAGCGCGGATCGTTCGAGCTGCGCACCCAGAACGGCGCGGCGCAGGTGGCGCTCCCGTACGGCGCCAGCGCGCAGGATGCCCAGCGCTTCCGCGCGCTGCGCAGCGGGCAGAGCGTGACGCTCGATGGCCAGATGGTGGCGCAGGGCCGGATCGACCTGGTGCGCTTCGTCAACTAGGCGGCTCCACGGCGGATACGGAAAGAGGGCGCACCCCGCGAGGGTGCGCCCTTTCCGCATCCGGCAGGTGACGCGAGCGCCACCGCGCGTAAACGTCTGGCGCACAACGACAAATTGCGTTATAGTGGGCGCCCGCGAATCGTTCCCGCCTCGCCCTCACCGAGCCTTCCCAGTGCAAAAGATCGCTCTTGCCGCGGCCGCGGCGCTCGTCTGCGCCATGCCGGCCGCCGCGCAGTCTGCCCGCGTGCGCGACGTCCCGCGCCGCCCCGTGCTGTGGGCGCAGGCGGACACCAACAACGCCAACACGTACTACCTGCACGGCGTCAACCGCATCGCGGACCGCCCGGCGGAGGCGGCCGCCGCCTTCTACTGGGCGGCGCGGCTGAAGCCCGGGTGGGCGGAGCCGCTGTACGGCCGGCGGGTGGCGCTGCTGATGACGGACCCCGACCGCCTCGTCCGCTACATGGAGAACAACCGGGGCACCCTCCGCTCGGCCGAGATCCAGGCGATCGACTCGCTCCAGCTCCGGGCGCTCTCGCTGGATCCGTTCCTGGTGGAGACGTTCGAGCGGCCGATGATGCGGGTGTACATGACGCGCGCGGTGATGGAGGACATGCGCCGGGAGACGGGCGACGCCAACTCGGCGCTCGCGGCGCACCTGGTGGAGACCTGGCTCCGCAGCAGCGACCCCGCGATGCGCGCCCGGGTGGCCTACAGCGAGGGGCGCTTTCCGCAGGCGCTCGGCGAGTACGAGCGGGCGCTGTCGCGCGCCAGCGCCCGCGACAAGCCGTACATCCACCCCA
This region includes:
- a CDS encoding AraC family ligand binding domain-containing protein, with the protein product MSSINRPLAGPTLSYDLAAEAARLRQDPMYQQSGKLGHALVKNGRFRVILTALAAGQAAETANADSAMSIQVLEGSLQVRADGGEQELRQGQLIFTAPGDAHDIRAAQDSLILITVSAQNDDFRPGESRTGSGANP
- a CDS encoding lytic transglycosylase domain-containing protein; translation: MHATTAGAWPAPFAPSGRSTSVFCALMALCLCAVPAAAQQPATPARTGATVPEPGFWERLRAEARRFRELNANPFSYATRYRISHELASSIHDAARTEGIDPELAFRLVRVESNFNPRARSYAGAMGLTQLMPGTARSIDRRMADRARLLDPEANLRVGFRYLRTLLRHYDGDVRLALLAYNRGENGVDRDLRRGRDPENGYSGKVLGRGADRYRGAGVVEQ